In Fluviicola taffensis DSM 16823, the following are encoded in one genomic region:
- a CDS encoding LacI family DNA-binding transcriptional regulator, whose product MKSKRTSLADIAESLNVSKSTVSFVLNGKGKQFNISEATQKLILEKAKELNYVPNYFAKGLREGKTQTIGLVLADISNPFYSELSKAIQESLYEKGYSLFIVSTNDDATMELKLIRDLILRSVDALIIAPCNEIPALKPVLDETPIPVVWVDRIGDEFADFVGVDNYMEATMLIRKFSKSPKKVGILHPKRSDVMTIQLRIDGAKSACERQKIPFELAMLTEDEKESVAKMKQMIADGVDSFVALNNKVALHAIKALNFLKVEIPNNVRIISFDDSEAFSYFAPPVTALSQPVDGIGRETVERVMERLKESTENRKHLMMECSFIERGSH is encoded by the coding sequence ATGAAATCAAAAAGGACATCACTTGCGGATATTGCCGAAAGTTTAAATGTTTCAAAATCTACTGTATCATTTGTGTTGAATGGCAAAGGAAAGCAGTTCAATATTAGTGAAGCTACTCAAAAACTGATTCTTGAAAAAGCGAAGGAGCTCAATTATGTTCCGAACTATTTTGCGAAAGGTTTGAGAGAGGGTAAAACGCAGACCATTGGTTTGGTGCTGGCAGATATTTCGAATCCATTTTATTCAGAATTGAGTAAAGCCATTCAAGAATCGCTTTATGAAAAAGGATATAGTTTATTCATTGTTTCTACAAACGATGATGCAACGATGGAATTGAAATTGATCCGCGATTTAATTTTACGTTCGGTAGATGCTTTGATTATTGCTCCATGCAATGAAATACCTGCTTTAAAACCTGTTTTGGATGAAACTCCAATTCCAGTGGTGTGGGTCGATCGAATTGGGGATGAATTTGCCGATTTTGTGGGAGTTGATAATTACATGGAAGCAACGATGTTGATTCGTAAATTTTCTAAATCACCCAAAAAGGTAGGGATTTTACATCCTAAAAGATCGGATGTGATGACCATTCAATTGCGAATTGATGGTGCTAAGTCGGCTTGTGAACGTCAGAAAATTCCATTTGAATTAGCGATGCTAACGGAAGATGAGAAAGAAAGCGTTGCGAAGATGAAACAGATGATTGCTGATGGAGTGGATTCTTTTGTTGCTTTGAATAATAAAGTGGCTTTACATGCAATCAAAGCCTTAAACTTTTTGAAAGTAGAAATTCCGAATAATGTTCGTATTATTTCATTCGATGATTCCGAAGCCTTTTCTTATTTTGCACCTCCAGTTACTGCGTTAAGTCAACCAGTTGATGGAATAGGTAGGGAAACGGTTGAACGAGTGATGGAGCGTTTAAAAGAGTCTACTGAAAACCGCAAACATTTAATGATGGAATGTTCGTTTATCGAAAGAGGATCACATTAA
- a CDS encoding NAD kinase — protein MRVALYSKKVTKATIPVFVRFAEMIHRFGWKLVLEKELKEQLVKKAGMCLDADVFTRHEDFHNGIDLAFSIGGDGTFLRTVSFIRNSGVPILGINTGRLGFLANISDLQFEEALELVRQKRYDYQKRSLLRVETERSIYGPDNVAMNEVTLLKKDTSSMITVNTFLEDKYLNSYWADGLIVATPTGSTAYNLSCGGPIVTPGCQVHIITPIAPHNLNVRPVVVPDNMPIRLSIEGRERNYLISLDGNAKSIKQNEEVLIRKAEYMINVIKLEDTNFLDTIRNKMSWGKDQRN, from the coding sequence ATGCGAGTAGCACTTTACAGCAAGAAGGTTACCAAAGCAACGATTCCAGTCTTTGTGCGCTTTGCTGAAATGATTCATCGGTTTGGATGGAAGTTAGTTCTTGAAAAAGAATTGAAAGAACAATTGGTGAAAAAAGCGGGTATGTGTTTAGATGCAGATGTGTTTACACGCCATGAAGATTTTCACAATGGAATTGATTTAGCTTTTAGTATTGGTGGCGATGGAACATTTCTAAGAACAGTTTCATTTATTCGCAATTCAGGAGTTCCTATTTTGGGAATTAATACAGGAAGATTAGGATTCTTGGCAAATATCAGCGATTTGCAATTTGAAGAGGCATTGGAGTTGGTTCGCCAGAAAAGATATGATTATCAAAAACGCTCTTTGTTGCGTGTAGAAACAGAACGCAGTATTTATGGGCCAGATAACGTTGCGATGAATGAAGTCACTTTATTGAAAAAAGATACTTCTTCCATGATTACGGTTAATACGTTTTTAGAAGATAAATATTTGAATTCGTATTGGGCAGATGGTTTGATTGTTGCAACACCAACAGGTTCTACGGCTTATAATCTAAGCTGTGGTGGACCAATTGTTACTCCAGGTTGCCAAGTTCATATCATTACACCCATTGCTCCACATAATTTGAATGTTAGACCAGTTGTTGTTCCAGACAATATGCCAATTCGATTGAGTATCGAGGGACGGGAACGCAATTACTTGATTTCGTTGGATGGAAATGCGAAGAGTATCAAGCAGAATGAAGAAGTTTTGATACGGAAAGCAGAATATATGATTAATGTGATTAAATTAGAGGACACTAATTTCTTGGATACAATCCGCAACAAAATGTCTTGGGGAAAAGACCAAAGAAACTAA
- a CDS encoding lectin-like domain-containing protein, translating to MKQAILLLLFSGLLVIPVYACTGGTASGTLTPTAAYQTVSTQNGRYYTINVVKCNQYEFTFCAGGGASGMDSELTLLDATGATQIVYADDVCGSNASINWTAAFTGTIRILITRYSCNTDLTSTMTLAYKMVANTGDYCLSGNASYQTIGGQSCIQLTPETNDQTGCAWNSSVIDFNQGFNLTLNYYFGNNINGADGTTFTFQPNPTGCGTAGGQLGAGGIPNSLIIEFDTYDNDNPAHVFDLLADHISIETDGNLVGPAAPYCGPTPAFASSANLDDGAVHTIMISWDPVTHNLKVSVDGNLRLTCNGDFVNTVFGGDNTVYWGATAATGGLNNQQYFCPSTVVLPVELSIFKTSCDGKNNRLFWRSETESRLDHYILEYTFDGHVFYPLQTITASGNSEVPIEYNYVDQQEWHQQIYYRLTSVDLDGTMESSDLISAFNCKVDSKKLITSIHSEDGKITIHFTDNLVLYQVIDLNGKPLTRILENEKLAENELLNSFSQGIYLLKAWNKDGTSSETHRFFVTH from the coding sequence ATGAAGCAAGCTATCTTACTACTACTTTTTAGTGGTTTACTGGTAATTCCCGTTTACGCATGCACAGGAGGAACAGCATCAGGAACTCTGACTCCAACTGCAGCATATCAGACTGTATCTACTCAAAATGGAAGGTATTACACAATTAATGTCGTAAAATGTAATCAATATGAATTTACGTTTTGTGCTGGTGGTGGTGCTTCAGGAATGGACTCAGAGCTGACACTATTAGATGCAACAGGAGCTACGCAAATTGTATATGCTGATGATGTTTGTGGCTCAAATGCATCTATAAACTGGACTGCAGCATTCACTGGAACAATCCGTATTTTAATTACAAGATATAGTTGTAATACAGACCTTACATCTACAATGACCCTTGCTTACAAAATGGTAGCTAATACAGGAGATTACTGTTTGAGTGGGAATGCAAGTTACCAAACTATTGGTGGGCAAAGCTGTATTCAATTGACACCTGAAACGAATGATCAAACAGGTTGCGCTTGGAATAGTTCAGTGATTGATTTCAATCAAGGCTTCAATCTTACATTGAATTATTACTTTGGAAACAATATTAATGGTGCTGATGGTACAACCTTTACATTCCAACCCAATCCAACTGGTTGTGGAACTGCTGGAGGTCAACTAGGCGCTGGTGGTATTCCAAATTCATTAATCATCGAGTTCGATACGTATGACAACGATAATCCAGCACATGTCTTTGATTTGTTAGCAGATCATATTTCCATAGAAACAGATGGCAATCTCGTAGGTCCTGCAGCCCCCTATTGTGGACCGACACCAGCATTTGCTTCTTCGGCTAACCTAGATGATGGAGCAGTTCATACCATTATGATTTCTTGGGATCCAGTAACCCACAACCTCAAAGTTTCTGTCGATGGCAATCTGAGATTAACTTGCAATGGTGATTTTGTCAATACTGTATTTGGCGGTGATAACACGGTTTATTGGGGAGCAACAGCCGCAACTGGCGGATTAAACAATCAACAATACTTTTGCCCTTCAACGGTTGTACTTCCAGTTGAATTAAGCATTTTCAAAACGAGCTGTGATGGGAAAAATAATCGTCTTTTCTGGAGATCAGAAACAGAATCTCGTTTAGATCACTACATTCTGGAGTATACTTTTGATGGCCATGTATTTTATCCACTTCAAACGATTACTGCCAGCGGAAACTCTGAAGTTCCAATTGAATACAATTATGTAGATCAACAAGAATGGCATCAACAAATCTATTATAGATTGACTTCTGTGGACTTAGATGGAACAATGGAATCCAGCGATTTGATTTCTGCGTTTAACTGTAAAGTTGATTCAAAAAAACTGATTACATCTATCCATTCAGAAGATGGAAAAATCACTATTCATTTTACGGATAACCTCGTTTTATATCAAGTAATTGATTTGAACGGAAAGCCATTAACCAGAATTTTAGAGAATGAAAAACTTGCAGAAAACGAACTTCTTAACTCATTCTCACAAGGTATCTATCTCTTAAAAGCTTGGAATAAAGACGGGACTTCCTCGGAAACACATCGCTTTTTTGTTACACATTAA
- a CDS encoding CBS domain-containing protein — protein sequence MTAREVITDEIPPLMHTDTGEKALIWMEEFKVSHLPVLKNGNFVGLISESDILDKKDLEMSLDVLFDHLPRPYVFENAHIYEVLAKMAEHRISVLPVLDSSEQYLGCTSVHQLMTLVANTASIKEVGGIVVLEMNRVDYSLAQIAQIVEGDNAKILSSFIMTSTDSTKIEVTLKISEVDLSRIIRSFERYDMVVKASFQRSTDQDDMQFRYDALMNYLNI from the coding sequence ATGACAGCAAGAGAAGTAATTACAGACGAGATTCCCCCGTTAATGCATACAGACACAGGGGAGAAGGCATTGATTTGGATGGAGGAATTTAAAGTTTCTCATCTTCCAGTATTGAAAAACGGCAACTTTGTGGGTTTAATTTCTGAGAGTGATATTTTGGATAAAAAAGACCTTGAAATGTCCTTGGATGTTCTATTTGATCATCTTCCAAGACCTTATGTTTTCGAAAATGCACACATATACGAAGTATTGGCAAAAATGGCAGAGCACCGTATTTCCGTGCTACCTGTTTTGGATAGTAGCGAACAATATTTAGGTTGCACGAGTGTTCACCAGCTAATGACCTTGGTTGCAAATACGGCAAGTATCAAAGAAGTTGGAGGAATTGTGGTTCTTGAAATGAATCGTGTGGATTATTCATTGGCTCAAATTGCTCAAATTGTAGAAGGTGATAATGCAAAAATTCTTTCTTCATTTATCATGACTTCAACAGATAGCACAAAAATCGAAGTTACGTTGAAAATTTCTGAAGTCGATTTGTCTCGAATTATCCGTTCATTTGAGCGTTATGATATGGTGGTGAAAGCTAGTTTCCAACGATCAACAGATCAAGACGACATGCAGTTCCGATACGATGCTTTGATGAATTACTTAAATATCTAA